One Tetrapisispora phaffii CBS 4417 chromosome 2, complete genome genomic region harbors:
- the TPHA0B00430 gene encoding 60S ribosomal protein eL6 (similar to Saccharomyces cerevisiae RPL6B (YLR448W) and RPL6A (YML073C); ancestral locus Anc_4.341) has protein sequence MSAQAAPKWYPSEDVAAPKKTRKASRPQKLRASLVPGTVLILLAGRFRGKRVVYLKHMEDNTLLVSGPFKVNGVPLRRVNARFVIATSTKVSVEGVNVEKFNAEYFAKEKLTKKQKQEANMFPEKQVKELKAERVEDQKNVDKTLLAEIKKTPMLKQYLAASFSLKNGDKPHLLKF, from the coding sequence ATGAGTGCTCAAGCTGCCCCAAAATGGTATCCATCTGAAGACGTTGCCGCCCCAAAGAAGACCAGAAAGGCCTCCCGTCCACAAAAATTAAGAGCTTCGTTAGTTCCAGGTAcagttttaattttactaGCTGGCCGTTTCAGAGGCAAGAGAGTTGTTTACTTGAAGCACATGGAAGACAACACCTTATTAGTTTCCGGTCCCTTCAAGGTCAACGGTGTTCCATTAAGAAGAGTCAATGCCCGCTTCGTGATTGCCACCTCCACCAAGGTCTCTGTCGAAGGTGTCAACGTTGAGAAGTTCAATGCCGAGTACTTCGCCAAGGAGAAACTGACCAAGAAGCAAAAGCAAGAAGCTAACATGTTCCCAGAAAAGCAGGTCAAGGAATTGAAGGCCGAACGTGTCGAGGACCAAAAGAACGTCGACAAGACTTTACTAGCCGAGATCAAGAAGACCCCAATGTTGAAGCAGTACCTGGCTGcttctttctctttaaaGAACGGCGACAAACCGCacttattgaaattttag